The genomic DNA AAGAAGGCCAAGAAGGAGAAAGACGGGATCCTGGCCAACACCACGAAAACCATCCTGAGCGGCGTAGGCCTCGGGAGCGGCGTCGTGGGCGGCGGTATCATAGGCGCAGGCATCGGAAGCGGCGGGAGCGCCCTGGCGAGCGTCATGGGCAACGGCTTTACGTGGGCGGCAGTGAGCACGGGAGGCGTCGTAGGGGGAATAGCCGGCGCGGCCCTTTTCGGCGTCGCGGGCACTTACGGTGGCTGGAAGTTTGCCGAGGCCCTCATAGGCGGTGGCAAGTTCATGAAAAAGCTCCTCTTCACCAAGGAGCCTTTGAGCCAGGAGCAGCAGGCAGCCCTGGAGAATCTCAAGGCCGTCGAGGACAGTCCCAAGGACGCCCAGAAGGTACTGAAGTTCATCGCGGGGGGTCTCTCGGGCGACGAGAGCCTCGAGAATGAGACAGCCCTCTATTCAGGCCTCCTCTCCCACTTCGGAAACAAGAACACCGACGCGGCCCTCTCGGCCTATGCCACCTTCAAGAATCATCTCCCGCCCGGTGAGGAGCGGGACAAGGCACTTGGCGAGCTCGGTAAGTTCACTGAGACCTTCAAGGCTCCCGAGGATGCCATGGATGCCCTCTATGCCGTTCTTACCAACCTGAACGCCAAGGATTCCATTCCTGCCGAGTGTGAAAGCCTTCGCTCCGTGGCGGAGGATCTCAAGAAGTGCTCTGCCAATGGTGCTGAAGTCACGCCGGGTATGGCGGGAGAAACTTACGCCACCATCAAGGCGAATTTCTCGCCCTCCGAGAGGAAAGAGGCCATTGCCGCCACCCTCGGGCAGTTCGGCGGGGCCAGGATGGAGCCCAAGGACGCCATAGAGAACCTCAAGTTCATTGTCAACAACCGCCAGAAGGGCGACGATCTTGCCCAGGAGAGCAAGAACCTCCTGGGCCTCCTGGAGCAGACCGACGGGAGCCTTGACACGGCGCGCCTCGCTTACCAGACCACCAAGGCCAATTTCCCGCCCGGCGGCCGCGGGGAAGCCCTCAAGCTCTTCTTCGACCTGGCGACGCTTGAAAAATCGCCGCAGAACGGCGCAGCCGTCCTGGTGGAGCTCAACAAGGGCCTCTACAAGGGCGAGGATCTCAAGGAGCAGATCGGCTTCTACAAAGATATGCACAAGCTCTTTGAAGGCTCGTCAAATCCCGCGAAAAGCTCGCTTGAGGCATACAAGACCGTCACGTCATACTTCAAGAAAGGCTCCGACCGCGACAACGCCGTGGAGTTCCTCACGAAGCTCACGGCGGCAGAGAAGGCCGCAGGCCAGGATACCGGCAACGCGGCAGGCGATCTTGCCTTTGTCTACACCCATGTGAGCGAGGGCGAAAAGTTCCCCAATGAGCTGGAGAAATTCATAGGTCTCCTGGGTTCGGAGGGAAGCTCCAGCAAGGCTCAGAAAAAGTACGTTGATGCCAAGTTCCAGGAGCTTTACGGAAAATAGAGGATACCATCCGGAGGAGAAACAGGGGGGAAGGCAGCTTCCCCCCTTATTACTTTCCCGTCAAAAAAGGTTATTCAAGACAGGAAGAGAAATATACTCCAAAGCATCCCTGACGACGTCACCATACTGACAGTATAAGGTGCATCAGTATATATAGCCACTAATTTTAATAAGAAAGAGCACTCCCCATCCCGGCCCGCCCGGCTTGTGAAATGTAGAAGGTATTGCAATGAAAAAACTCCTTTTGAGCACAGTGTTTCGTCCCTTTGGCATCAATGACCTGTACGGCAGGAAGGAGATCCTCGCGGAGTTTTACCATACGAACCTCACGAGGGGCGACGGCATCTTCAGCATAAGAGGGCAGAACCCCAACCTGGGTCTTCACTTCATCGCCGAAAACCTGGAGATCCCCACGAAGGTCCTTGAATGCCCCTCGCTTGAAGAGTTTTCAAACGAAGTGCGCATGGGCTATGACTATGTGGGCGTCAACTTTCCCCCCGTGGCCTTTGAGAAGGCCAGGAAGCTGTGCGAGGTGGCCAAGGGAATCTCTCCCGATATCGTCACCGTCGTAGGTGGATACGGGACCCTCATCCCTGAGACTGAAGGCATTGCCGACCATGTGTGCCGCGGCGAGGGAGTGCGCTTCATGCGAAATCTCCTGGGCGAGGACCCGGAGCGCCCTCTCAGGAACCCCGTGCTTTTCAACGACTCCAGCGAGCTTCTGGGAGTGAGATTCAGGAAAGGGGCGGGCCAGATTGCCGCGGGGCTCGGATGCCCCAACGGCTGCGAGTTCTGCCTCACCTCCCACTATTTCAAGTGCCGTCACCTTCCCTTCCTCAAGACGGGGAAGGAGATTTACGAGACCATGCAGCGCCTGGGGAAGGACATGCCGGTAGGTATAGGCATCGGCTCCAAGGGCTTTCTCATTATTGAGGAGGACTTTCTCCTTGATGAGAAAAGGGTCCGGGAGCTTGCCGAGTACACCCGGAAGGAGATCAAGGTGCCCCTGCGCTTCTCATGTTTCGGGAGCGCCAAGGCGGTGAGCAGGTATGACCCCGAGGAGCTCGCCGAGATGGGGCTTGATACGGTATGGATAGGCGTGGAGAGCAAAGAGAAAGGGTATCACAAGCTTGAAGGGATAGATATGCACAAGCTCTTCTCCTCCCTCCATGATCATGGTATCAAGACCATAGGCTCGATGATCCTGGGCTATGATTTCCATACTCCCCAGGCCCTCAACGAAGACGTGGACTACCTCATCTCCCTTGCCCCCACCTTCAACCAGTTCATGCTCTATACCCCCCTCCCGGGAACGCCTCTTTATGAGCGTTACAAAAAGGAGGGGCGCATTCTCGATCTGCCCTGGGCCCGTTTCAACGGTTTTGAGTTCACCATCAAGCATCCCCATTTTTCACCGGAGGAGATGGAAAAGATGCAGGTGGCAGCCTATGAAAAGGCGACACGGGAGCTTGGCCCGTCGGTGATGCGCCTCATTGATGTGTACATGAAGGGATACATGAAGCACAAGGATTCCAAGAATCCCATGCTCAAGAAGCGCGCCGAGATTTTCCGGAATTTCTGCCGCTATGCCCAGCCCATTCTTCCCGTGGTGAAGAAATACGCCCATATGCTCAACCCCGCGGAGCGCATCAATACCCTTCTCGCTCAAATCAGGCGCGAAGCAGGGAAATTCCCGATTTTCGGCGACTCTGCCCATTATTTTCTCCTTTTCAACCTGAAACTCAAAGAGCTCAAGCAGCGCCTCATGGGGGAAAAGGTCATTCAGCCCGTCCTTATTGAAAAGTCTTACCGCTTGTGAGGAGCACGGGGGAGCCTTGAAAGACATATATGTGCACAGCGACGGGGAACAGTACCTCTCGAGGGTGATGCTCCACGGGGAAAGGGAAGAAGAAGGCAGGACCGTGTCGATCCAGGTCTACCCCGGCCGTGAAAGGACTCCCGCCCCGCCCCCTATGGCGCCCCTTGCACCTGAACATTACCTCTGCTGGAATCCCGGCCTTTTCATGGCGCCCCGCGGCAGAGAGACCCTCATCGTGGAGCCTGAATCGGCCCAGTGGATTGTCCTTGACGAGAGGTATTACTCTCTTTTCAGCCTTGCCCGCCCCGTGACGCCCTTTTTCATGCTTTCAAAGAATCCTTTTGCCCCGCCTGAGGAGACTGAACAGTTTTTTTATTTCCTTCTCTGCAAGAACATCGTGCAAAGAAAGGATTGGCCCCTTCTTTTTCCGCCGGTGATGCCGTCGCCCCTTCACTACCCCAGCTTTTTTTCGATCCATGTCACGGAGAGCTGCAATTTCCGCTGCACATACTGTTACGGTGATGCCCCGTCCAGGGGAAAGAAGATGAAGAAGGAGACGCTCCGTGCCATCATAGACGGAATCTTCCTCCATTTCTCGCGCCAGGATGTGACTATTGAGTTCCATGGCGGCGAGCCACTGCTGGCCCGGGGTCTCATCGAGGCCGGCTGCCGGCAGATAAGGGAGCTCTGGAAGGCAAAGCCTCACCGCCGCTTCCGGATCCTCATCCAGACGAACGGATCGCTGATCACCAGTGAGGACATTGACTTTTTCCGTGAGCATGACATTTCGGTAGGCGTGAGCATGGACGGCCCCAGGGAGATCCATGACAGGAACCGTGTCTACCATGGCGGGAAAGGCACTTTTCGAGATACGATGAGAGGGTTCAGCCTTTTGCGATCCCATGGCATAGAGGGAGGCGTGCTGGCTGTCGTCGAGGAGCCCCGCGACTACGTCCCCGTGGCCCGGTTCCTTTTAGAGATCGGTGTCACCGGCTTCCGCCTCAATCACATGGTGTGCCAGGGGAGGGGCGAGGTGGATCCCCTCAAAGCCCATTCCCGAGGCGAGGCTTTCGCAAGGGAGTATCTCGAGCTCGTGGACTTTCTCGATGAGTACGGGAAGGCACACCGCGAGGAGCGCCTCGATGTATGGCCGGTGAACATCATGCTTTTCCACCTGGCGGAAACCCACAGGCCTTTCATGTGCATGCGCTCTCCCTGCGGCGCGGGAAGCCATGGCCTGGGTTTTGATTACCGCGGCGATATTTATCCCTGCGAGCAGCTTGCTGGTTTTGGGGAGCTGCGAGTGGGCTCAATATTTGACAAGTTGCCCCTGGATGAGCTTCTCGGGGAGAGCCCCGTTATAAAGACGCTCCGCGAGAGGCGCGTTGAGCGGATTGAGAAATGCTGTACCTGCCCGTGGAGGAATTTCTGCGGCGGGGGCTGCGCCGCAGAGTCATTCTCCTGCTATCACGATCTTGCCCACGAGGATCTCCACTGCACCTTCTACCGCCGCACCTTTGAAAACCTCATGTGGGAGCTTCACCGCAGGGGAGACCTCACCCACCTGATGGGACAGTTCGGCCGCCAGAGAGGATACGGTTATGAGTGACAACTATGCGGTTGCAAGGATCGACGGGCTCCATACGAGCGCCCGGGGTGACGAGGTGCTCGTGCTTGAGCCTGATTCAGCCTCATGGGCCGTAATGCCAGAGCGGCATTACGAGGTGCTTGAAGCTCTTGAGAAGCCTCTCTTCTTTGAAGAGATCCTGGAGAGGTTCCCCCACTTTGACGCCCCCTTTCTTCACCGTCTCATAGACAGGCTCCATACCCACGGCATGGTGGAGGTGAACTGGAAGCGCCATTTCCCCCTGCCCCAGGTCATGTGGCGTCCTCTGGACGACGCGCCTCACTATCCCATGGACTTTTACTTTCACATGACAGACGCCTGCAATTTCCAGTGCACATATTGCTACGCGGACGCCAGGACGCGGGGAGCCAGGATGACCCTGGAGATCATCAAGGCTGCCATGGAAAAGGTCTTCCGCGACATGCCCTCACCCTGTGTCTCCTTTGTCTTTCATGGCGGCGAGCCCCTCCTTCTCAAGCCGCTGATCCTCGAGGCCATCGAGTTCTCCGAGAAGACTTCGCGCCGCTTCGGCAAACATGCGAGCTATTCCATACAGACTAACGGCTCCCTTATCGATGACGAGCTGATTGGCGCCGCACTGCACCACCGGATTGAGATCGGCGTGACTCTTGACGGTCCGCCGGCGCTCCATAACAGAACCCGGGTATACCCCGACGGGCGGGGCACCTTCGATGATGTCTGGGAGGCGTCACAGCGAGCCCTGGCAGCCGGGGTGCCCCTGGGGTTCATCTGCATTGTTCATGACCCCGATGATTACCTGAAGAGCTACCAGTTTTTCACTGCCCGGGGCATACTGAGCTTCAATATGCGCTTCAGCTTCGCTGTAGGGCGGGCAAAGCAGGCCTATCAGTTTACCCCGGAGAAAGCTCGGGAAATGGCCCATGGCGCCCTTTCCATGACGGCGCAGGCCCTTCTCTTCTATAAACGCACCGGCAGTGCCCCCCGCATCAACGATCTCAATGCCATGATAAGAAGCCTTGTCTCCAAAAAGCGAGATTACATGTGCATGCGCTCCCCCTGCGGCATCGGGCGCTCCATTATTGCCTTCGGCCCTGAAGGGGAGATATACCCATGCGAGGAGATGAGCCCTTACCGTGAGTACGCCTTCGCGAGTATCTTTGATGCAAAGCCTCTCACTGAGCTCATCGACAGCTCGGAGAAGCTTGCCTGCTACCGTTCAAGAAGGGTGGAGACCATCCCGCGCTGCAGCAGGTGCCCCTGGAGGCGCTTCTGCATGGGCCGCTGCACCCACAAGACCCTTCAATACTATGGGGAGCTTCTGCGGGAGGATCCCTCATGTCTTTTTTTCTCGACGCTCTTTGAGGAGCTTGCCTGGTGGATCCATCGCGACAGGGACCTTCTTGCCCTTGCAGAGTGACAGGGGCTATGAAGGCTGCTTTTTCTCCAGCTTCTCCCAGTCCACCGTGTAGACGTTGAGCTTCAGGGATTTTCCCTTCACCTCGACGGCGGCGAGGTGCTTTGTGGGCGGGTCGCCTTCCAGCTCTTTCATGGTCGTCTCAGTCATGAGGATAGGCGATCCCAGCTCGGAGCTTTTTCCCTGCATGCGCGCCGCCACGTTGGTGGTATCGCCTATGGCCGCCGGCTGGAGCTTCCTGTCGTGGCCGTCCTTGTGGCCGATATAGCCCAGGGTCACCTCGCCGGTGCAGAGGCCGATGCCGACGTCAAAGCTTTTCTGCTTCTCCTCCATGAATTTCCGCTTGAGGGACTCTATGGCCTCGCATATCCCCAGAGAGGCGAGGACGGCTTTACGGGCGTGGTGTTTCTCCTTCCCGTCGGCGCCGAAGACCACCATGTAGGCGTCGCCCTGGAAGTCGAAGATCTCGCCGCCGTTCTCGTAGAGGGGCTTTTTGACGAGGGTGTGGTACTCGACGAGCATGCTGAAGACCTCTTCGGAGGAGAGGGACTCGGAAAGGTTGGTGTAGCCCCTGATATCGGCGAACATGACGGTGGCCCAGATGGGCTTCCCTCCGGCCTCAAAGTCCGTGTGGAGAGGGTCCAGGCGGTCCATGAAGCTCGAGGGGAGAAGGGCCGAGAGGGTTCTCTTCGTGAGGTAGTTCTCTATGGCCGCGTAGCCTATGATAAGAAGAAAGAGTCCCGTGAGGGGGAAGACAAGGGGGAGCCACCAGGAGAGCCAGATTAAGGCTGCAAAGGTGAATACCCCATAGGCCGCGGCGAGGAGTGCCACGCACCAGTATGCCTTTGTCCTGTTCTTTAGCTTGTAGAGGATGAGAGCGGTAAGGAGGGAGAGAATGAAGTAGATTGTATGGTAGAAATCAAGGTAGGGGTAAATTACATCCTGTTCAATGAGGGTTTTCAGCACGTACGCATGGATGAAGCCGCCTGGAATATAGGTGCCCATGGTGTTCTTGTATTGATCGTTTGTGTCCACGGAGTTTATTATGAGCACTGCCTTATCTTTGAATGCGCCCCTGGGCACATTCTCTGAAAGCACATCGTAAAGGGAATACACGGGAAAGATCTCATCAAATACGCCGCGATAGCTCACCACGAACTCATAATGCTTCTTGTGGGCAAACCAGTCGTTGCTCTGCCCTGCGACAAAAACAGGAATCTTGAGGCTCCCGATCCATAAGGTATCTTTACTTATAGACAGATCTTCGGTGCCCATGAAGATTTTTGCCGCTATCACCTCTAGAAGATAGACCATATCAGTATCTGTGGGGTTATGTGCATGCCGGCCTTTGACAAATACAGGGAGTGTTACGATCCTCTCGTCGGGAATGGAAGGCATGATGATGCTCCCCAGAGGAGGATCGGCCTTCCTGAGGATATGAGAGAGGGGGGAGAAGACAACACTGCCATCTCTTGATTTTTCCGGGTCATACCCCACGGAAAAAATAATATTTTTAGAACGCTCAATGGCTTTCCTGAGATCCTCATCACATTTTTGAGATGTGGCGCCGAAAATAAAGTCAAAGGTGATTGCTTTCGGCCTGCCTCCCTCTTCATTATTCAATGTCTCAATAAGCCTCGTGAAGCGTTCCCTCCTTATATCGAGAGGCCATGGCCATTCATCTTTGAACTTTTCAATCGTTTCGCCGTTTATGTTCACCACGACAATGTCTTTTGATTTCACTGGGGGAATGAGCAGGTCGCGGGCTCTCATACGCGTCCCCAGGCTTCTGAATTCGATGAAATGGAAATATGGATGGTTATGGGTACAGAGGATAAAAAGAAAGATCGCCGCGTAAATCGGCAGAAGGAGGCTTTTCCCCGAGAGTCTCATCTTCATGGACGCGTTCCTCTTTTCCACTCATCAAAAAGGCAGGTGGAAGCCATTTCTCTTCACACCTGCCATCTCTTCGCTTCGAAGCTGCAGGCTCCTATTTCCCCATTTTGCTCGCATACTGAGACTTGAACTTCTCCACGTTGATCTTCCAGTCGTCCTGGTGCGCTTTGATCTCCTTGAAGAAGCTCTTGGCCTCAAAGGCAAGCTCCCTCATGGCCTGCTGGTATCTCTGCCTGTTCTTGATGCCGGGGCTTTTCCTGCAGGCAAGGCCGGCTTCCATGACACCGACGAGCTTGTCATTGACGTCAATCATCTTTTTGTGAAAGGCTTCCATTTTTTCAGGAGGGACCACCTCGCGGTACTCCAGGGTGGCCTTTTTCCTGCTGGCAATAAGGGCATCAATTTTTTCCGCAGGCATATCCTTGAAGCGCTCGCCTTCGATGAGATCCTTGGTATCCTCATTGATGCCTTTCAGGACAGTGCCGTATTCCTTCACCTCGTTCACCCATTCGGGCGGCACGTTGCGGGGGAGCTTCTTTATGGTGGGTACCACGCCGCCTCCCATAGGCGGCCCGCCCGGGGTGCCATAGGTGCCGGCCTCGCTTGACTTCACGCGGAACCGCCCCTCTTTTCCGATGGAGACCTCCCCTTCGTTGACCTCGACGGTATTCCCGCTGTTTCCCACCTTGAGGGAGAACTCGGTGCCCTCTATGCCTGCCACGCCCTGCGGGGTCTCAATGGTCACCTTGGTTTTCTGCGGCAGGAACTTTCCGAAGATGTCGCCGATCTTGACAAAGATGCTCTTCTTTTTCACGTTGTAGGCCGTGAGGGTAATCTCCGTGCTGGCGTTGAGCTTGAGCTCCGAGCCGTCACCGAGCATGAGGGCCGCCTGGCAGCCGGCACCGGTCTTGAGGGTGTCGCCTTCATAGAGGTCCATCCCCACCATTCCTTTTCTGGTGGTTCCCTTGTGAGTGACCATGACCTCCTTCTTGATGCCCGTGATCATGGCAATGGAGCCTGTCTCCTCTGCGGCGAGCCATCCCTGCGCCATGCCGCACAGGATCAGTGCAAGGGCAAGAATAAAAAGAGCGTTCATCTGCTTTTTCATAACAACCTCCTTTTTTCAGTAGGACCCTCAGAGCCTGCCAGGGTTTCTCTCTTATCATATTTATTTCTCTTACAGGTTTCTTACACGCGTGAAGAGCTCCCGGACGAGCTCAGAAAGAGCGCTTCTCATCACTGGTCCGCCTCTTGCGGGCCTGGAGAAGGAGCTGGTAGGTGATGCCGGGCACCTTCTGGACAATCTCCTCGAAGTCCTGTTTCTTGAGGACCAGGGCCTTCACCGGCGTGAGGGCGTTGATGCTTGCGGTGCGGCGCACCTCTTCGAGAAGGCCTATCTCGCCGAAGACATCGTTGGCATTGAGGGTGCCGATCTCGCGGGGCATCCCGTCCACTTCCATTATTACCTCGCAGGTCCCCTCGAGGATAAGGTAAAAGGCGTCGGCAGGGTCGCCCTGTTTCACGATGGACGTGCCGGGAGGAAACTCGCTCACAAAGGTGGTGTCAATGATCTTTTTCAGAATCCGCTCGGGGATGTTCTTGAATACGGTGGTCTGGAAAAGGATGGGCCTTATCTCCCCCAGCTTCTGGAAGCGCTCCCTGAGCCCCTCATCGTGGAGAAACTCGTGGAACAGGCCGCTGTCTATCTCCAGGAGCTCCACAGGCGATATGGTGATTATGCTGCTCGAGTGCCTGGTCTCTGAGCCGGGGCTTGATATCTCGCCGAAGAATTCTCCGGCCTGGGCATAGGTGATGAGCTGGTTCCCCTTGACGACACGGACCGTGCCGTTCAGGATGATGTGAAATGACTTTCCTGCCGTGCCCTCGGCGAAGATTATCTGGTTGGGCCCATACTGCTTGATGCTCCCTCTGCTCATGAAGACTTTTACCCAGTTGGGATGGGCCCCCTCAAGAAGGGGTGAGTGGATAATCGAGAGGGCGTCTATGGGCGAGATGAGGGTCTCCTGCTCGAGGATGCGGTAGTTGCCGAACCAGCTTGTCTGAAGGTGCAGGTCCTGGAGATTGCCGTCGATGTTGCTTGTGTGGGTTACCACGAGCTTCATCTTCTGTTCCTCGGGGAGCGACGCAAGGTCGCGGAGGTCAGGATGCACCTCGCCTCCTCCCGCATCCATGAATATCACGCTTGCCTCGGCATCGAGGGGGATGCCCTGCTGAACCCGGTAGGTCTTCTGGTCAATAATCCCGGCCTCGTAAGCCTTGTCAAGCTCCTTTCCCCAGAGCGTGTCGCCTGAGATCAGAATTTTTTTCTCGATCTTCACCCCGATGGTAGGCACGGGATGCACGGCCTCGTGGGCCACGAACTCGATGCCGAACCATCTTCTCGGCTCCCCTGGCATAAGCTCGATGAAGTTGATGAGCTTGTCTACCTCCTCCTCGGGGATATCCAGGATGCAGGAAGCCTTCACCAGGAAGCTCCGGTAGATCAGCCGGCTTGTCATGATGGACACTTTCTTGTCGTTGAGGAGCATGTCCAGGATGTTGGCGTGATCATCGTGGAGGTGGGTTATCACGAAGACCTGGATGTGGTCCATCGAGATGCCCAGTGACTGGAGGCGCTCGCGGAGCCATGGCGATCCGTCAATGGAGATCCCCAGGTAGTGGGCAAAGATGATGAGGCTTGTCGTGTCCCCCGTGGGATCAAACCCCGAGTAAGAGCCCACGTTGATGAAACCGAGCTTCATAGGCTTTATCGGCTGGTTGATAGGTGGAAAGCTCACGTAAGGGGCAGGCCTGTTCTTCACGGTGATATCAACGTCTGCCTTCTCCTCGCCGCAGGAGATCTCGAAGATCGCTTCACTTAAACGGCGAATATGGACGCCCCGGTAAAGGGCGATATGGTCTTCGAAGTGGATGGCATCCACGAGGCTCTCTA from Candidatus Eremiobacterota bacterium includes the following:
- a CDS encoding radical SAM protein; translation: MSDNYAVARIDGLHTSARGDEVLVLEPDSASWAVMPERHYEVLEALEKPLFFEEILERFPHFDAPFLHRLIDRLHTHGMVEVNWKRHFPLPQVMWRPLDDAPHYPMDFYFHMTDACNFQCTYCYADARTRGARMTLEIIKAAMEKVFRDMPSPCVSFVFHGGEPLLLKPLILEAIEFSEKTSRRFGKHASYSIQTNGSLIDDELIGAALHHRIEIGVTLDGPPALHNRTRVYPDGRGTFDDVWEASQRALAAGVPLGFICIVHDPDDYLKSYQFFTARGILSFNMRFSFAVGRAKQAYQFTPEKAREMAHGALSMTAQALLFYKRTGSAPRINDLNAMIRSLVSKKRDYMCMRSPCGIGRSIIAFGPEGEIYPCEEMSPYREYAFASIFDAKPLTELIDSSEKLACYRSRRVETIPRCSRCPWRRFCMGRCTHKTLQYYGELLREDPSCLFFSTLFEELAWWIHRDRDLLALAE
- a CDS encoding radical SAM protein, whose protein sequence is MKDIYVHSDGEQYLSRVMLHGEREEEGRTVSIQVYPGRERTPAPPPMAPLAPEHYLCWNPGLFMAPRGRETLIVEPESAQWIVLDERYYSLFSLARPVTPFFMLSKNPFAPPEETEQFFYFLLCKNIVQRKDWPLLFPPVMPSPLHYPSFFSIHVTESCNFRCTYCYGDAPSRGKKMKKETLRAIIDGIFLHFSRQDVTIEFHGGEPLLARGLIEAGCRQIRELWKAKPHRRFRILIQTNGSLITSEDIDFFREHDISVGVSMDGPREIHDRNRVYHGGKGTFRDTMRGFSLLRSHGIEGGVLAVVEEPRDYVPVARFLLEIGVTGFRLNHMVCQGRGEVDPLKAHSRGEAFAREYLELVDFLDEYGKAHREERLDVWPVNIMLFHLAETHRPFMCMRSPCGAGSHGLGFDYRGDIYPCEQLAGFGELRVGSIFDKLPLDELLGESPVIKTLRERRVERIEKCCTCPWRNFCGGGCAAESFSCYHDLAHEDLHCTFYRRTFENLMWELHRRGDLTHLMGQFGRQRGYGYE
- a CDS encoding adenylate/guanylate cyclase domain-containing protein — translated: MKMRLSGKSLLLPIYAAIFLFILCTHNHPYFHFIEFRSLGTRMRARDLLIPPVKSKDIVVVNINGETIEKFKDEWPWPLDIRRERFTRLIETLNNEEGGRPKAITFDFIFGATSQKCDEDLRKAIERSKNIIFSVGYDPEKSRDGSVVFSPLSHILRKADPPLGSIIMPSIPDERIVTLPVFVKGRHAHNPTDTDMVYLLEVIAAKIFMGTEDLSISKDTLWIGSLKIPVFVAGQSNDWFAHKKHYEFVVSYRGVFDEIFPVYSLYDVLSENVPRGAFKDKAVLIINSVDTNDQYKNTMGTYIPGGFIHAYVLKTLIEQDVIYPYLDFYHTIYFILSLLTALILYKLKNRTKAYWCVALLAAAYGVFTFAALIWLSWWLPLVFPLTGLFLLIIGYAAIENYLTKRTLSALLPSSFMDRLDPLHTDFEAGGKPIWATVMFADIRGYTNLSESLSSEEVFSMLVEYHTLVKKPLYENGGEIFDFQGDAYMVVFGADGKEKHHARKAVLASLGICEAIESLKRKFMEEKQKSFDVGIGLCTGEVTLGYIGHKDGHDRKLQPAAIGDTTNVAARMQGKSSELGSPILMTETTMKELEGDPPTKHLAAVEVKGKSLKLNVYTVDWEKLEKKQPS
- a CDS encoding FecR family protein, which translates into the protein MKKQMNALFILALALILCGMAQGWLAAEETGSIAMITGIKKEVMVTHKGTTRKGMVGMDLYEGDTLKTGAGCQAALMLGDGSELKLNASTEITLTAYNVKKKSIFVKIGDIFGKFLPQKTKVTIETPQGVAGIEGTEFSLKVGNSGNTVEVNEGEVSIGKEGRFRVKSSEAGTYGTPGGPPMGGGVVPTIKKLPRNVPPEWVNEVKEYGTVLKGINEDTKDLIEGERFKDMPAEKIDALIASRKKATLEYREVVPPEKMEAFHKKMIDVNDKLVGVMEAGLACRKSPGIKNRQRYQQAMRELAFEAKSFFKEIKAHQDDWKINVEKFKSQYASKMGK
- a CDS encoding cyclic nucleotide-binding domain-containing protein produces the protein MSEVLNIAPGCVVVRCVQGDIMFGSPSDIIKVFIKKQIPVPSAVVLPSSFFKYGLNQASVEFPLYYHIFVKKDPEKGKFTLIGDHDALERQHRILRQTLMGPSEEQMRAWGIDERIIRHTIDYHNYFQSDIPSIESLVDAIHFEDHIALYRGVHIRRLSEAIFEISCGEEKADVDITVKNRPAPYVSFPPINQPIKPMKLGFINVGSYSGFDPTGDTTSLIIFAHYLGISIDGSPWLRERLQSLGISMDHIQVFVITHLHDDHANILDMLLNDKKVSIMTSRLIYRSFLVKASCILDIPEEEVDKLINFIELMPGEPRRWFGIEFVAHEAVHPVPTIGVKIEKKILISGDTLWGKELDKAYEAGIIDQKTYRVQQGIPLDAEASVIFMDAGGGEVHPDLRDLASLPEEQKMKLVVTHTSNIDGNLQDLHLQTSWFGNYRILEQETLISPIDALSIIHSPLLEGAHPNWVKVFMSRGSIKQYGPNQIIFAEGTAGKSFHIILNGTVRVVKGNQLITYAQAGEFFGEISSPGSETRHSSSIITISPVELLEIDSGLFHEFLHDEGLRERFQKLGEIRPILFQTTVFKNIPERILKKIIDTTFVSEFPPGTSIVKQGDPADAFYLILEGTCEVIMEVDGMPREIGTLNANDVFGEIGLLEEVRRTASINALTPVKALVLKKQDFEEIVQKVPGITYQLLLQARKRRTSDEKRSF